The proteins below come from a single Campylobacter concisus genomic window:
- the yidC gene encoding membrane protein insertase YidC: MEQMSMQKRLLLAALLSIVFFIVYDFFMPKRVMSEQNQTTMSQTIDQNKAPNINQNTPKSNENLASNEIIATIKGQSYEAKIDKLGRISKFYLTEEKYKTEDGNKIELVSQNPLPLELRFNDSTLNADAFKIAYSSDASEIDASSEPKTIKLTQNLDGITITKNIKFYPNGRYEVEVNLSKSVDYFMTPGFRPNISVDSYTVHGVMLRNTDDSLNIIEDGDAKEVKNYANTTIAAASDRYYTTLFYSFEKPFEVATDKDSNNNPILFVKANDNLKLGAYIGPKEHKILSSMDERLNDVIEYGWFTFIAKPMFAFLNFLHNYIGNWGWAIVVLTLVIRIVLFPLTYKGMLSMNKLKELAPKVKELQVKYKDDKQKMQVHMMELYKKHGANPMGGCLPILLQIPVFFAIYRVLLNAIELKGAPWILWIHDLSVMDPYFVLPILMGLTMFLQQKLTPTTFTDPMQEKVMKFLPLIFTFFFVTFPAGLTLYWFVNNVCSVVQQVFVNKLFEKHKKATEVKA, from the coding sequence ATGGAACAGATGTCTATGCAAAAAAGGTTGCTTCTTGCAGCACTTTTATCTATTGTTTTTTTTATAGTGTATGATTTTTTTATGCCAAAAAGAGTGATGTCTGAGCAAAACCAAACTACAATGTCTCAAACAATAGATCAAAATAAAGCTCCAAATATAAATCAAAATACACCAAAATCAAATGAAAATTTAGCTTCAAATGAGATAATCGCTACGATCAAAGGTCAAAGCTACGAAGCAAAAATAGATAAGCTAGGAAGAATTTCAAAATTCTATCTAACTGAAGAGAAATATAAAACAGAAGATGGCAACAAAATAGAGCTTGTTTCGCAAAATCCATTGCCACTTGAGCTTAGATTTAACGATAGTACGCTCAATGCCGATGCTTTTAAGATTGCATATAGTAGTGACGCTAGCGAGATAGATGCTAGCAGCGAGCCTAAAACTATAAAACTTACTCAAAATTTAGATGGCATTACAATTACAAAAAATATCAAATTTTACCCAAATGGTCGTTACGAGGTTGAGGTAAATTTAAGTAAAAGTGTTGATTATTTTATGACTCCTGGCTTTAGACCAAACATCTCAGTAGATAGCTATACAGTTCACGGCGTGATGCTTAGAAACACTGATGATAGCCTAAATATTATTGAAGATGGTGACGCCAAAGAGGTTAAAAACTATGCAAATACCACAATAGCGGCCGCATCTGATAGATACTATACAACTCTATTTTACTCATTTGAAAAGCCATTTGAAGTAGCCACAGATAAAGATTCTAACAATAATCCTATTCTTTTTGTAAAGGCAAATGATAATTTAAAATTAGGTGCATATATCGGACCAAAAGAGCATAAAATTTTAAGCTCAATGGACGAGAGACTAAATGATGTTATTGAGTATGGTTGGTTTACATTTATAGCAAAACCGATGTTTGCATTTTTGAATTTCTTACATAACTACATTGGCAACTGGGGTTGGGCGATAGTTGTGCTAACACTTGTTATAAGGATAGTTTTATTCCCACTTACATATAAGGGTATGTTATCTATGAATAAGCTTAAAGAGCTTGCTCCAAAGGTAAAAGAACTTCAAGTAAAATACAAAGACGACAAGCAAAAAATGCAAGTTCATATGATGGAGCTTTATAAAAAGCATGGCGCAAATCCAATGGGTGGATGCTTGCCGATCTTGCTTCAGATTCCGGTATTTTTTGCAATCTACCGCGTTTTACTAAATGCGATCGAGCTAAAAGGTGCTCCTTGGATACTTTGGATACACGATCTTTCAGTAATGGATCCATATTTTGTATTACCTATTTTGATGGGTCTTACGATGTTTTTGCAGCAAAAGCTTACACCAACGACATTTACTGATCCTATGCAAGAAAAGGTGATGAAATTTTTACCTCTTATATTTACATTTTTCTTCGTGACATTCCCAGCAGGTCTTACACTTTACTGGTTTGTAAATAACGTTTGCTCGGTTGTTCAGCAAGTGTTTGTAAATAAACTTTTTGAAAAACATAAAAAAGCTACGGAGGTAAAGGCTTAA
- a CDS encoding Jag N-terminal domain-containing protein, whose product MKIEANTLQEAFQKAAEQLNCSVTQLDIKVLQHPSSGFLDFLKEVRSLKQI is encoded by the coding sequence ATGAAAATAGAAGCAAATACCCTTCAAGAGGCATTTCAAAAGGCAGCTGAGCAGCTTAATTGCTCAGTAACTCAGCTTGATATAAAAGTTTTACAGCATCCAAGCAGTGGTTTTTTGGATTTTTTAAAAGAAGTGCGATCATTGAAGCAAATTTAG